Proteins found in one Coffea eugenioides isolate CCC68of chromosome 5, Ceug_1.0, whole genome shotgun sequence genomic segment:
- the LOC113769908 gene encoding uncharacterized protein LOC113769908 isoform X2, which yields MASRLNSNSHTLPPSPQNPANKPPQLSSHWPENLSPLPPTSNSLTPEPKLIITGGSKLSGHVNISGSKNSALSILAATICCSGTTKLTNVPNVSDIRTMASVLESLGAEVEFCRNEAVVNANSISSVEPDSNAVGKIRGGFFVIGPLLTRFGEAVVALPGGCDIGSRPIDLYIRGLGALGAVLELRDEKVQAYASNGKGLVGARFQLDYPSVGATETLMMAASLAEGNTVLSNVAQEPEVIDLAHFLTRCGASIRGAGTHELYISGRGQLYGSCYSIMPDRIEAGSFMLAAAITRSCISLSPIIPSTISCLIEKLSSAGCKIVSYTDDTLEVSAIPEKCGDDLRGFDIKTGPFPGFPTDLQPQTMAFLSTCNGLSMVEESVFENRLGHVKELRKFGPRIQDCGSTALIFGKETGSFKGSQVMAADLRGGMSLVLAGLAAEGITEVSGISHIDRGYENMEMKLQNLGANVKRFESSTKACTITSYGIAQSE from the exons ATGGCGTCAAGACTGAACTCCAACAGCCACACTCTCCCTCCTTCCCCTCAAAATCCAGCAAATAAACCACCACAACTCTCCTCTCATTGGCCCGAAAACCTCAGCCCCCTCCCCCCCACCTCTAATTCTTTAACCCCAGAACCAAAACTCATCATTACAGGAGGCTCAAAGCTCTCTGGCCATGTTAACATTAGTGGCTCCAAGAATTCAGCTTTATCAATTCTTGCAGCGACAATTTGCTGCTCTGGGACTACAAAGCTCACAAATGTACCTAATGTATCTGATATTCGAACAATGGCTTCTGTTTTGGAGTCATTGGGTGCTGAAGTTGAGTTTTGTAGGAATGAAGCTGTCGTTAATGCTAATAGCATTAGCTCTGTTGAGCCAGATTCAAACGCGGTTGGGAAAATTAGAGGTGGCTTTTTTGTCATTGGGCCGCTGTTAACTCGGTTTGGCGAGGCTGTGGTGGCATTGCCGGGTGGCTGTGACATTGGAAGTCGTCCTATTGATCTTTATATCCGAGGGCTTGGTGCTCTTGGTGCTGTTCTTGAGTTGAG AGATGAAAAAGTACAAGCCTACGCTTCAAATGGAAAGGGATTGGTTGGTGCGAGGTTCCAACTTGATTATCCTAGTGTTGGGGCGACGGAAACTCTTATGATGGCAGCATCTTTGGCCGAGGGAAATACAGTGCTTTCAAATGTAGCTCAA GAACCGGAAGTGATAGATCTGGCTCATTTCCTCACAAGATGTGGAGCTTCCATCAGAGGAGCTGGCACCCATGAACTTTATATTTCCGGAAGGGGTCAGTTGTATGGTTCCTGTTACAGCATTATGCCTGATCGGATAGAAGCAGGCAGCTTCATGCTTGCAGCTGCGATTACCCGCTCTTGTATCTCGTTGTCACCCATCATTCCTTCAACTATATCCTGTTTGATTGAAAAGCTTTCTAGTGCAGGCTGCAAAATTGTATCGTACACTGATGACACCTTGGAG GTTTCAGCTATCCCTGAAAAATGTGGAGATGATTTGCGAGGCTTTGACATTAAAACAGGCCCATTTCCTGGTTTTCCCACAGATCTCCAACCCCAGACTATGGCATTCCTTTCAACATGTAACGGTCTAAGTATGGTGGAGGAATCTGTGTTTGAAAACCGCTTGGGTCATG TAAAGGAATTGAGGAAATTTGGGCCCAGAATTCAGGATTGTGGAAGCACCGctttgatttttggaaaggaGACAGGAAG TTTCAAAGGTTCTCAAGTCATGGCAGCTGATTTACGTGGTGGAATGTCACTGGTTTTGGCGGGGTTGGCTGCTGAAGGAATAACTGAAGTAAGCGGAATTTCTCACATTGATCGTGGATATGAGAATATGGAGATGAAGCTTCAGAATCTAGGAGCTAATGTCAAGCGTTTCGAGTCCTCGACCAAAGCTTGTACAATAACTTCGTACGGCATTGCCCAGTCGGAATGA
- the LOC113769908 gene encoding uncharacterized protein LOC113769908 isoform X1 → MASRLNSNSHTLPPSPQNPANKPPQLSSHWPENLSPLPPTSNSLTPEPKLIITGGSKLSGHVNISGSKNSALSILAATICCSGTTKLTNVPNVSDIRTMASVLESLGAEVEFCRNEAVVNANSISSVEPDSNAVGKIRGGFFVIGPLLTRFGEAVVALPGGCDIGSRPIDLYIRGLGALGAVLELRDEKVQAYASNGKGLVGARFQLDYPSVGATETLMMAASLAEGNTVLSNVAQEPEVIDLAHFLTRCGASIRGAGTHELYISGRGQLYGSCYSIMPDRIEAGSFMLAAAITRSCISLSPIIPSTISCLIEKLSSAGCKIVSYTDDTLEVSAIPEKCGDDLRGFDIKTGPFPGFPTDLQPQTMAFLSTCNGLSMVEESVFENRLGHVKELRKFGPRIQDCGSTALIFGKETGSSFKGSQVMAADLRGGMSLVLAGLAAEGITEVSGISHIDRGYENMEMKLQNLGANVKRFESSTKACTITSYGIAQSE, encoded by the exons ATGGCGTCAAGACTGAACTCCAACAGCCACACTCTCCCTCCTTCCCCTCAAAATCCAGCAAATAAACCACCACAACTCTCCTCTCATTGGCCCGAAAACCTCAGCCCCCTCCCCCCCACCTCTAATTCTTTAACCCCAGAACCAAAACTCATCATTACAGGAGGCTCAAAGCTCTCTGGCCATGTTAACATTAGTGGCTCCAAGAATTCAGCTTTATCAATTCTTGCAGCGACAATTTGCTGCTCTGGGACTACAAAGCTCACAAATGTACCTAATGTATCTGATATTCGAACAATGGCTTCTGTTTTGGAGTCATTGGGTGCTGAAGTTGAGTTTTGTAGGAATGAAGCTGTCGTTAATGCTAATAGCATTAGCTCTGTTGAGCCAGATTCAAACGCGGTTGGGAAAATTAGAGGTGGCTTTTTTGTCATTGGGCCGCTGTTAACTCGGTTTGGCGAGGCTGTGGTGGCATTGCCGGGTGGCTGTGACATTGGAAGTCGTCCTATTGATCTTTATATCCGAGGGCTTGGTGCTCTTGGTGCTGTTCTTGAGTTGAG AGATGAAAAAGTACAAGCCTACGCTTCAAATGGAAAGGGATTGGTTGGTGCGAGGTTCCAACTTGATTATCCTAGTGTTGGGGCGACGGAAACTCTTATGATGGCAGCATCTTTGGCCGAGGGAAATACAGTGCTTTCAAATGTAGCTCAA GAACCGGAAGTGATAGATCTGGCTCATTTCCTCACAAGATGTGGAGCTTCCATCAGAGGAGCTGGCACCCATGAACTTTATATTTCCGGAAGGGGTCAGTTGTATGGTTCCTGTTACAGCATTATGCCTGATCGGATAGAAGCAGGCAGCTTCATGCTTGCAGCTGCGATTACCCGCTCTTGTATCTCGTTGTCACCCATCATTCCTTCAACTATATCCTGTTTGATTGAAAAGCTTTCTAGTGCAGGCTGCAAAATTGTATCGTACACTGATGACACCTTGGAG GTTTCAGCTATCCCTGAAAAATGTGGAGATGATTTGCGAGGCTTTGACATTAAAACAGGCCCATTTCCTGGTTTTCCCACAGATCTCCAACCCCAGACTATGGCATTCCTTTCAACATGTAACGGTCTAAGTATGGTGGAGGAATCTGTGTTTGAAAACCGCTTGGGTCATG TAAAGGAATTGAGGAAATTTGGGCCCAGAATTCAGGATTGTGGAAGCACCGctttgatttttggaaaggaGACAGGAAG TAGTTTCAAAGGTTCTCAAGTCATGGCAGCTGATTTACGTGGTGGAATGTCACTGGTTTTGGCGGGGTTGGCTGCTGAAGGAATAACTGAAGTAAGCGGAATTTCTCACATTGATCGTGGATATGAGAATATGGAGATGAAGCTTCAGAATCTAGGAGCTAATGTCAAGCGTTTCGAGTCCTCGACCAAAGCTTGTACAATAACTTCGTACGGCATTGCCCAGTCGGAATGA
- the LOC113771901 gene encoding anther-specific protein LAT52-like, which produces MAKAVAVVSALCFLALASLAHAQEAFTVKGRVYCDPCRVEFQTSLSKSIEGAEVELQCRVRENGTVTVSQKATTDANGNYELTVQGDHEEEICDVASVSSPSQECNVPFGENKARILLTQNNGVQGTDRFANPLGYKTTEANPDCKAILQEMGYIPDENGL; this is translated from the exons atggcAAAGGCTGTTGCTGTTGTGTCTGCTCTCTGCTTTTTGGCCCTTGCCAGCCTTGCTCATGCTCAAGAAGCATTCACCGTTAAAGGCCGGGTCTACTGCGATCCATGCCGCGTCGAGTTCCAAACAAGCCTTAGCAAAAGCATCGAAG GTGCTGAGGTTGAATTGCAGTGCAGGGTACGCGAAAACGGAACAGTGACAGTTTCACAGAAGGCCACAACTGATGCTAATGGAAACTACGAGTTGACCGTACAAGGAGATCATGAGGAAGAAATCTGCGACGTGGCGTCCGTTAGCAGCCCCTCACAGGAATGCAATGTTCCCTTTGGCGAAAACAAGGCAAGGATCCTTTTGACCCAAAACAATGGCGTACAAGGCACTGATCGCTTTGCCAACCCTCTTGGCTACAAGACAACTGAGGCTAATCCCGATTGCAAGGCAATCCTCCAAGAAATGGGCTACATCCCAGATGAGAATGGACTatag